A portion of the Bombus pascuorum chromosome 8, iyBomPasc1.1, whole genome shotgun sequence genome contains these proteins:
- the LOC132909689 gene encoding ral GTPase-activating protein subunit beta isoform X5, with product MGFSKCFDSTRLRRKSKCPRKVFSWSRKRSCFIYYKEVQWCMEVICFGLSLPLAEHDTVRDCVNVYCEWLSALYSTPKICVPRPIIDDPNFYARKIISHFHNLFVPRKGEVWPFLYQDLGTDTINRQAVLCHRVLRTLQQIARGPATLERETWESLLLFLIGINDALLAPPATREDAGEQLCERVLGVLLEVWLVACERNFPSPPLWRTLRESCLRWRHRLALVEQWNRVCLALTARLLQIMYGPMFPELKISEEDSQLVPPTMSDEAVAQAWYRLLRTIGDPVDLCRPAVISQTQAFLQYAIASPNVIDPCQHPCLQSLPQIFLKAIKGIAGQVDAFLGVSQACCWEECCVSTITCGSASTGSGGVGWDKSSSKDMTQPSPTPPTQRRLAKSFSVTPSAVTKGIPKASLIGLTTSRVSSTPPMLISNSGPSSASSTTSMTSLVQDIRPPLAPGRPKCNSILHLFGEWLFEAAFIGTDGWSQNLPQPSGASKRPSSVLVEGPSSLQETVNDVPPALCIDRYESGRAEALGALCRIFCAKKTGEEILPIYLARFYQAMNHGLKVDESRECGETLASILLNSADLFRLDLNGVQVLVPAVISALETVLPEKDLKLKSNVVSKPDLRRASIHLLISTLALPLHFQNLTIKELPTFLSPMVTDKNHVTFAQLKSRLMNLLINALQVETDSQNTHMLLGALLLSVQDSAAAEEVEQVTQPDALAHDSAVNLLSSVTSDSASQISISSDQRSLGDTSDITTLQEECVAFDSAHALFVRATYLVCHRLISSWKTDLNISLAALEILSGLARTRIRETARKLTDALECKRAVKWLCDYIAYQCWRPPPAHSKDLHSSIVAAFSCLKTWLTAHSQLLQDKDCLTTVLEVVELGVSGTKSVGKPGEPIKMKDEKELKPASMRVRDAADALLTVILEQVGYFPSACGAQSLSSLLDEVSLLRHCNSWTGGRVPRQAAVERFRYFVAENATILALLEEPLGNDQDPQPTVTVLIRGPFGRHAWTMQLRHLPRHRSSIRSVNTNPGRPLPLAEAAPRTDYKPKFFPDNVDRIPHCKVDESIPSLEAVMNDNDVIRNEHQILSQLLERQMNIETKYCDGNDKVSEEKTEECVPPHICHEFQTARLFLSHFGFLNIEPKENNESRNSGLTALDPTIPGFYLDLETLDNISPRTCDTVYIFYVKAGQKTSTEILSNVLHESNVSSNFLEFLNSLGWPVSVSTHAGWTGHISTSWRVTPQLNVPQPAHSDHGGALYNGDTHVLYWADVSSEIAFVVPTQLNNMVNSDSLEETSYGSDISSNQVWFERSISESTSPRNSGTGQNTMQNSRTMSLDLEKQPPSLTGSNSCTSSNVDLVKPRKTAKQVLPVQTDIKIMVVWLESLEDFAQFPISDLLPCTYSGLEQSRVIQVSDVQVIFLQALSSGLMRVRLQGPVSRINLATPLIDGMVVSRRVLGTLVRQTALNMGRRKRLDNDSYHPPHVRRRLKIQEMVQKYKKNLTEPELLTLLFSSTQTYQI from the exons ATGGGCTTCTCTAAGTGTTTTGATTCAACAAGGCTCAGAAGAAAGTCAAAGTGTCCTAGAAAAGTTTTCTCCTGGAGCAGGAAAAGAAGTTGCTTTATCTATT ATAAGGAAGTACAATGGTGTATGGAAGTAATATGTTTTGGGCTATCCTTACCTTTGGCTGAGCATGATACTGTTAGAGATTGTGTTAATGTATATTGTGAGTGGTTGTCTGCATTATATTCTACACCGAAGATATGTGTACCTAGACCAATCATAGATGATCCTAATTTCTATGCCAGAAAAATAATCAgccattttcataatttatttgttcCACGAAAAGGAGAAG TCTGGCCATTTTTATATCAGGATCTAG gAACAGATACAATTAATAGGCAAGCTGTTTTATGTCATAGAGTACTTAGAACATTGCAACAAATTGCAAGAGGACCTGCCACTTTAGAAAGAGAAACCTGGGAGagcttattattatttcttattggTATTAATGATGCGCTTTTAGCTCCTCCTGCAACAAGAGAGGATGCTGGAGAGCAGTTATGTGAAAGAGTTCTAGGTGTATTGCTAGAG GTATGGTTAGTAGCATGTGAACGCAATTTTCCATCACCACCATTATGGCGCACATTAAGAGAGTCATGTCTTCGTTGGCGACACAGATTAGCATTGGTAGAACAGTGGAATCGTGTTTGCCTTGCTCTTACAGCAAGGCTCTTGCAAATTATGTATGGTCCAATGTTtccagaattaaaaataa GTGAAGAAGATTCTCAACTTGTACCACCTACAATGTCAGATGAAGCAGTGGCTCAAGCTTGGTATAGATTGTTGCGAACTATAGGTGATCCTGTTGATCTATGCAGACCTGCTGTTATTTCACAGACTCAAGCATTTTTACAGTATGCTATTGCAAGTCCAAATGTAATAGATCCGTGTCAACATCCATGTTTACAGAGCTTgccacaaatatttttaaaagccATTAAAGGTATAGCTGGACAAGTGGATGCTTTCCTTG GAGTTTCACAGGCATGTTGCTGGGAAGAATGTTGTGTATCTACCATCACATGTGGATCTGCTAGCACTGGAAGTGGAGGTGTAGGATGGGATAAATCAAGTAGTAAGGATATGACGCAACCTTCTCCTACACCTCCAACACAACGCAGACTTGCCAAAAGTTTCAGTGTAACACCTTCTGCAGTGACTAAGG GAATCCCAAAAGCTTCCTTGATTGGTTTAACAACAAGTCGTGTGTCAAGTACACCACCTATGTTAATATCTAATTCAGGACCATCTTCGGCCTCAAGTACAACAT CTATGACTTCATTAGTTCAAGACATTAGGCCTCCTTTAGCTCCAGGGCGGCCAaaatgtaacagtatattacatCTTTTTGGTGAATGGTTATTCGAAGCTGCATTTATAGGTACTGATGGATGGTCACAAAATTTACCAC AACCATCAGGTGCATCAAAACGTCCATCTTCTGTGCTTGTTGAGGGTCCTAGTTCTTTGCAAGAAACTGTTAACGATGTTCCACCAGCTCTTTGCATAGATCGTTATGAATCCGGAAGAGCAGAAGCTTTGGGAGCACTATGTCGAATATTTTGTGCTAAAAAGACCGGAGAAGAAATTTTACCTATTTATCTAGCTAGATTTTATCAAGCAATGAATCATGGTCTTAAAGTTGatgaa TCCCGAGAATGCGGTGAAACGTTAGCAAGTATTCTTTTGAATTCTGCTGATTTATTTCGTCTAGATCTAAATGGTGTACAAGTGTTAGTGCCTGCAGTAATATCGGCTTTAGAAACTGTACTTccagaaaaagatttaaaacttaaatctAATGTTGTATCAAAACCGGATTTACGAAGAGCCtcaatacatttattaatatcaacaCTGGCGTTACCTCTACACTTTCAA AACCTTACTATCAAGGAACTTCCAACATTTCTAAGTCCAATGGTTACTGACAAAAATCATGTAACATTTGCACAGTTAAAATCGAGACTTATGAATTTGCTTATAAACGCACTACAAGTTGAAACTGATTCTCAGAATACTCATATGTTGCTAG GTGCTCTTTTGTTAAGTGTACAAGACTCTGCAGCAGCAGAAGAAGTTGAGCAAGTCACACAACCTGACGCTCTGGCACATGATTCTGccgtaaatttattatcatcaG TCACCAGCGATTCTGCCAGTCAAATAAGTATATCCAGTGACCAACGCTCGCTCGGTGACACCTCTGATATTACAACTCTTCAAGAGGAATGTGTTGCATTTG ATTCAGCTCATGCTCTTTTTGTAAGAGCTACATATTTAGTTTGTCACAGATTAATATCATCATGGAAGACAGATTTAAATATCTCTCTAGCAGCACTTGAGATATTATCAGGATTAGCTAGAACACGTATTCGTGAAACAg CAAGGAAACTAACAG ATGCTTTAGAATGTAAACGGGCTGTGAAATGGCTCTGTGACTACATTGCATATCAGTGTTGGCGTCCACCACCAGCTCATTCTAAAGATCTTCATTCTTCTATTGTTGCTGCATTTAGTTGTTTAAAAACTTGGCTCACTGCTCATTCACAATTGTTacaa GATAAGGATTGCTTAACAACAGTTCTGGAAGTAGTCGAACTTGGTGTGTCAGGAACAAAAAGTGTAGGAAAACCTGGTGAACCCATTAAAATGAAAGATGAGAAAGAATTAAAACCAGCATCTATGCGTGTTAGAGACGCTGCTGACGCGCTTCTTACCGTCATTTTAGAACAA GTTGGTTATTTCCCTAGTGCATGTGGAGCACAGTCATTGTCATCTTTACTAGATGAAGTATCACTTCTCCGACATTGTAATAGTTGGACTGGGGGTAGAGTCCCACGTCAAGCAGCAGTTGAAagatttcgatattttgttgCAGAAAATGCTACTATATTAGCATTATTAGAAGAACCACTTGGAAATGATCAAGATCCACAACCTACTGTAACTGTATTAATACGTGGTCCATTCGGAAGACATGCTTGGACTATGCAGCTTCGACATTTACCAAGACATAGATCTAGTAtaagaagtgtaaatacaaatccaGGTCGACCACTGCCATTAGCTGAAGCTGCTCCACGAACAGATTACAAACCTAAATTTTTTCCTGATAATGTAGATCGAATTCCACATTGTAAAGT GGATGAATCTATTCCAAGTTTAGAAGCAGTTATGAATGATAATGATGTAATCAGAAATGAACATCAAATTTTGTCGCAATTGTTAGAACGTCAAAtgaatattgaaacaaaatattgtGATGGAAATGATAAAGTTTCAGAGGAAAAGACGGAAGAATGTGTACCACCTCACATTTGCCACGAATTTCAAACTGCACGTCTGTTTCTAAGTCATTTtggttttttaaatatcgaaccTAAAGAAAACAATGAATCTAGAAACAGTGGCCTTACTGCTTTAGATCCAACCATTCCAGGATTTTATTTAGACCTAGAAACTTTAGATAACATTAGTCCAAGAACATGTGATActgtttacattttttatgtaaaagcTGGACAAAAAACTTCTACagaaatattatctaacgtg TTACATGAATCGAATGTATCATCGAATTTCTTAGAATTCTTAAATTCTCTTGGCTGGCCAGTTTCTGTATCAACACATGCCGGTTGGACTGGACATATTTCTACTTCATGGAGAGTAACACCACAATTGAATGTACCACAACCAGCTCATAGTGATCATGGTGGAGCTCTTTATAACGGCGATACTCATGTACTTTATTGGGCAGATGTTAGCTCAGAAATTGCCTTTGTTGTACCCACTCAGTTAAACAATATGGTAAATTCAGACTCACTGGAGGAAACAAGTTATGGTAGTGATATCAGTTCTAATCAAG TTTGGTTTGAAAGAAGCATTAGTGAAAGTACTTCACCTCGAAATAGTGGGACAGGACAGAATACAATGCAAAACTCGCGAACAATGTCACTTGATTTAGAAAAACAGCCACCTAGTTTAACAGGATCTAATTCCTGTACCTCTTCTAATGTGGATTTAGTAAAACCAAGAAAAACAGCTAAACAAGTTTTACCTGTACAAACTGACATTAAAATTATGGTTGTTTGGCTAGAGAGTTTAGAGGATTTTGCTCAATTTCCAATTA GTGATCTTCTTCCTTGTACTTATAGCGGTCTTGAACAATCAAGAGTCATTCAAGTATCAGATGTACAAGTAATTTTTCTCCAAGCTCTCAGTAGTGGATTAATGAGAGTCAGATTACAAGGTCCAGTTTCTAGAATTAATTTGGCCACTCCACTAATTGATGGGATGGTTGTATCTAGAAGGGTATTGGGAACACTTGTTAGACAAACAGCATTAAATATGGGACGTAGGAAAAGGCTTGACAATGatag ttaCCACCCACCACATGTACGTAGACGTTTGAAGATTCAAGAAATggtacaaaaatataagaaaaatttaactGAACCAGAGCTACTAACACTTTTATTTAGTAGTACCCAAACTTATcaaatttag
- the LOC132909689 gene encoding ral GTPase-activating protein subunit beta isoform X1 — protein MNLGVFNRVNLKDTQGGMYSEWASLSVLIQQGSEESQSVLEKFSPGAGKEVALSIVRQLAANLGITQAAEPSPLCTDKEVQWCMEVICFGLSLPLAEHDTVRDCVNVYCEWLSALYSTPKICVPRPIIDDPNFYARKIISHFHNLFVPRKGEVWPFLYQDLGTDTINRQAVLCHRVLRTLQQIARGPATLERETWESLLLFLIGINDALLAPPATREDAGEQLCERVLGVLLEVWLVACERNFPSPPLWRTLRESCLRWRHRLALVEQWNRVCLALTARLLQIMYGPMFPELKISEEDSQLVPPTMSDEAVAQAWYRLLRTIGDPVDLCRPAVISQTQAFLQYAIASPNVIDPCQHPCLQSLPQIFLKAIKGIAGQVDAFLGVSQACCWEECCVSTITCGSASTGSGGVGWDKSSSKDMTQPSPTPPTQRRLAKSFSVTPSAVTKGIPKASLIGLTTSRVSSTPPMLISNSGPSSASSTTSMTSLVQDIRPPLAPGRPKCNSILHLFGEWLFEAAFIGTDGWSQNLPQPSGASKRPSSVLVEGPSSLQETVNDVPPALCIDRYESGRAEALGALCRIFCAKKTGEEILPIYLARFYQAMNHGLKVDESRECGETLASILLNSADLFRLDLNGVQVLVPAVISALETVLPEKDLKLKSNVVSKPDLRRASIHLLISTLALPLHFQNLTIKELPTFLSPMVTDKNHVTFAQLKSRLMNLLINALQVETDSQNTHMLLGALLLSVQDSAAAEEVEQVTQPDALAHDSAVNLLSSVTSDSASQISISSDQRSLGDTSDITTLQEECVAFDSAHALFVRATYLVCHRLISSWKTDLNISLAALEILSGLARTRIRETARKLTDALECKRAVKWLCDYIAYQCWRPPPAHSKDLHSSIVAAFSCLKTWLTAHSQLLQDKDCLTTVLEVVELGVSGTKSVGKPGEPIKMKDEKELKPASMRVRDAADALLTVILEQVGYFPSACGAQSLSSLLDEVSLLRHCNSWTGGRVPRQAAVERFRYFVAENATILALLEEPLGNDQDPQPTVTVLIRGPFGRHAWTMQLRHLPRHRSSIRSVNTNPGRPLPLAEAAPRTDYKPKFFPDNVDRIPHCKVDESIPSLEAVMNDNDVIRNEHQILSQLLERQMNIETKYCDGNDKVSEEKTEECVPPHICHEFQTARLFLSHFGFLNIEPKENNESRNSGLTALDPTIPGFYLDLETLDNISPRTCDTVYIFYVKAGQKTSTEILSNVLHESNVSSNFLEFLNSLGWPVSVSTHAGWTGHISTSWRVTPQLNVPQPAHSDHGGALYNGDTHVLYWADVSSEIAFVVPTQLNNMVNSDSLEETSYGSDISSNQVWFERSISESTSPRNSGTGQNTMQNSRTMSLDLEKQPPSLTGSNSCTSSNVDLVKPRKTAKQVLPVQTDIKIMVVWLESLEDFAQFPISDLLPCTYSGLEQSRVIQVSDVQVIFLQALSSGLMRVRLQGPVSRINLATPLIDGMVVSRRVLGTLVRQTALNMGRRKRLDNDSYHPPHVRRRLKIQEMVQKYKKNLTEPELLTLLFSSTQTYQI, from the exons ATGAATTTAGGCGTGTTTAATAGAGTTAATCTTAAG gATACCCAAGGAGGAATGTATTCCGAATGGGCTTCTCTAAGTGTTTTGATTCAACAAGGCTCAGAAGAAAGTCAAAGTGTCCTAGAAAAGTTTTCTCCTGGAGCAGGAAAAGAAGTTGCTTTATCTATTGTACGTCAATTGGCTGCAAATCTTGGCATTACACAAGCAGCTGAGCCTAGTCCATTATGTACAGATAAGGAAGTACAATGGTGTATGGAAGTAATATGTTTTGGGCTATCCTTACCTTTGGCTGAGCATGATACTGTTAGAGATTGTGTTAATGTATATTGTGAGTGGTTGTCTGCATTATATTCTACACCGAAGATATGTGTACCTAGACCAATCATAGATGATCCTAATTTCTATGCCAGAAAAATAATCAgccattttcataatttatttgttcCACGAAAAGGAGAAG TCTGGCCATTTTTATATCAGGATCTAG gAACAGATACAATTAATAGGCAAGCTGTTTTATGTCATAGAGTACTTAGAACATTGCAACAAATTGCAAGAGGACCTGCCACTTTAGAAAGAGAAACCTGGGAGagcttattattatttcttattggTATTAATGATGCGCTTTTAGCTCCTCCTGCAACAAGAGAGGATGCTGGAGAGCAGTTATGTGAAAGAGTTCTAGGTGTATTGCTAGAG GTATGGTTAGTAGCATGTGAACGCAATTTTCCATCACCACCATTATGGCGCACATTAAGAGAGTCATGTCTTCGTTGGCGACACAGATTAGCATTGGTAGAACAGTGGAATCGTGTTTGCCTTGCTCTTACAGCAAGGCTCTTGCAAATTATGTATGGTCCAATGTTtccagaattaaaaataa GTGAAGAAGATTCTCAACTTGTACCACCTACAATGTCAGATGAAGCAGTGGCTCAAGCTTGGTATAGATTGTTGCGAACTATAGGTGATCCTGTTGATCTATGCAGACCTGCTGTTATTTCACAGACTCAAGCATTTTTACAGTATGCTATTGCAAGTCCAAATGTAATAGATCCGTGTCAACATCCATGTTTACAGAGCTTgccacaaatatttttaaaagccATTAAAGGTATAGCTGGACAAGTGGATGCTTTCCTTG GAGTTTCACAGGCATGTTGCTGGGAAGAATGTTGTGTATCTACCATCACATGTGGATCTGCTAGCACTGGAAGTGGAGGTGTAGGATGGGATAAATCAAGTAGTAAGGATATGACGCAACCTTCTCCTACACCTCCAACACAACGCAGACTTGCCAAAAGTTTCAGTGTAACACCTTCTGCAGTGACTAAGG GAATCCCAAAAGCTTCCTTGATTGGTTTAACAACAAGTCGTGTGTCAAGTACACCACCTATGTTAATATCTAATTCAGGACCATCTTCGGCCTCAAGTACAACAT CTATGACTTCATTAGTTCAAGACATTAGGCCTCCTTTAGCTCCAGGGCGGCCAaaatgtaacagtatattacatCTTTTTGGTGAATGGTTATTCGAAGCTGCATTTATAGGTACTGATGGATGGTCACAAAATTTACCAC AACCATCAGGTGCATCAAAACGTCCATCTTCTGTGCTTGTTGAGGGTCCTAGTTCTTTGCAAGAAACTGTTAACGATGTTCCACCAGCTCTTTGCATAGATCGTTATGAATCCGGAAGAGCAGAAGCTTTGGGAGCACTATGTCGAATATTTTGTGCTAAAAAGACCGGAGAAGAAATTTTACCTATTTATCTAGCTAGATTTTATCAAGCAATGAATCATGGTCTTAAAGTTGatgaa TCCCGAGAATGCGGTGAAACGTTAGCAAGTATTCTTTTGAATTCTGCTGATTTATTTCGTCTAGATCTAAATGGTGTACAAGTGTTAGTGCCTGCAGTAATATCGGCTTTAGAAACTGTACTTccagaaaaagatttaaaacttaaatctAATGTTGTATCAAAACCGGATTTACGAAGAGCCtcaatacatttattaatatcaacaCTGGCGTTACCTCTACACTTTCAA AACCTTACTATCAAGGAACTTCCAACATTTCTAAGTCCAATGGTTACTGACAAAAATCATGTAACATTTGCACAGTTAAAATCGAGACTTATGAATTTGCTTATAAACGCACTACAAGTTGAAACTGATTCTCAGAATACTCATATGTTGCTAG GTGCTCTTTTGTTAAGTGTACAAGACTCTGCAGCAGCAGAAGAAGTTGAGCAAGTCACACAACCTGACGCTCTGGCACATGATTCTGccgtaaatttattatcatcaG TCACCAGCGATTCTGCCAGTCAAATAAGTATATCCAGTGACCAACGCTCGCTCGGTGACACCTCTGATATTACAACTCTTCAAGAGGAATGTGTTGCATTTG ATTCAGCTCATGCTCTTTTTGTAAGAGCTACATATTTAGTTTGTCACAGATTAATATCATCATGGAAGACAGATTTAAATATCTCTCTAGCAGCACTTGAGATATTATCAGGATTAGCTAGAACACGTATTCGTGAAACAg CAAGGAAACTAACAG ATGCTTTAGAATGTAAACGGGCTGTGAAATGGCTCTGTGACTACATTGCATATCAGTGTTGGCGTCCACCACCAGCTCATTCTAAAGATCTTCATTCTTCTATTGTTGCTGCATTTAGTTGTTTAAAAACTTGGCTCACTGCTCATTCACAATTGTTacaa GATAAGGATTGCTTAACAACAGTTCTGGAAGTAGTCGAACTTGGTGTGTCAGGAACAAAAAGTGTAGGAAAACCTGGTGAACCCATTAAAATGAAAGATGAGAAAGAATTAAAACCAGCATCTATGCGTGTTAGAGACGCTGCTGACGCGCTTCTTACCGTCATTTTAGAACAA GTTGGTTATTTCCCTAGTGCATGTGGAGCACAGTCATTGTCATCTTTACTAGATGAAGTATCACTTCTCCGACATTGTAATAGTTGGACTGGGGGTAGAGTCCCACGTCAAGCAGCAGTTGAAagatttcgatattttgttgCAGAAAATGCTACTATATTAGCATTATTAGAAGAACCACTTGGAAATGATCAAGATCCACAACCTACTGTAACTGTATTAATACGTGGTCCATTCGGAAGACATGCTTGGACTATGCAGCTTCGACATTTACCAAGACATAGATCTAGTAtaagaagtgtaaatacaaatccaGGTCGACCACTGCCATTAGCTGAAGCTGCTCCACGAACAGATTACAAACCTAAATTTTTTCCTGATAATGTAGATCGAATTCCACATTGTAAAGT GGATGAATCTATTCCAAGTTTAGAAGCAGTTATGAATGATAATGATGTAATCAGAAATGAACATCAAATTTTGTCGCAATTGTTAGAACGTCAAAtgaatattgaaacaaaatattgtGATGGAAATGATAAAGTTTCAGAGGAAAAGACGGAAGAATGTGTACCACCTCACATTTGCCACGAATTTCAAACTGCACGTCTGTTTCTAAGTCATTTtggttttttaaatatcgaaccTAAAGAAAACAATGAATCTAGAAACAGTGGCCTTACTGCTTTAGATCCAACCATTCCAGGATTTTATTTAGACCTAGAAACTTTAGATAACATTAGTCCAAGAACATGTGATActgtttacattttttatgtaaaagcTGGACAAAAAACTTCTACagaaatattatctaacgtg TTACATGAATCGAATGTATCATCGAATTTCTTAGAATTCTTAAATTCTCTTGGCTGGCCAGTTTCTGTATCAACACATGCCGGTTGGACTGGACATATTTCTACTTCATGGAGAGTAACACCACAATTGAATGTACCACAACCAGCTCATAGTGATCATGGTGGAGCTCTTTATAACGGCGATACTCATGTACTTTATTGGGCAGATGTTAGCTCAGAAATTGCCTTTGTTGTACCCACTCAGTTAAACAATATGGTAAATTCAGACTCACTGGAGGAAACAAGTTATGGTAGTGATATCAGTTCTAATCAAG TTTGGTTTGAAAGAAGCATTAGTGAAAGTACTTCACCTCGAAATAGTGGGACAGGACAGAATACAATGCAAAACTCGCGAACAATGTCACTTGATTTAGAAAAACAGCCACCTAGTTTAACAGGATCTAATTCCTGTACCTCTTCTAATGTGGATTTAGTAAAACCAAGAAAAACAGCTAAACAAGTTTTACCTGTACAAACTGACATTAAAATTATGGTTGTTTGGCTAGAGAGTTTAGAGGATTTTGCTCAATTTCCAATTA GTGATCTTCTTCCTTGTACTTATAGCGGTCTTGAACAATCAAGAGTCATTCAAGTATCAGATGTACAAGTAATTTTTCTCCAAGCTCTCAGTAGTGGATTAATGAGAGTCAGATTACAAGGTCCAGTTTCTAGAATTAATTTGGCCACTCCACTAATTGATGGGATGGTTGTATCTAGAAGGGTATTGGGAACACTTGTTAGACAAACAGCATTAAATATGGGACGTAGGAAAAGGCTTGACAATGatag ttaCCACCCACCACATGTACGTAGACGTTTGAAGATTCAAGAAATggtacaaaaatataagaaaaatttaactGAACCAGAGCTACTAACACTTTTATTTAGTAGTACCCAAACTTATcaaatttag